In Pseudomonas sp. HR96, the DNA window ATGGCTTTGTCCATCAGCCAGTTCAGCGAGGGGCCGCGGTCGCTGCTGACGTCCACCGGTTGCCCGGCCAGCGCGGTGGGCAGCGCCTCGTCGGGTTTGATCTGCACGCGGATGTCGGAGGACATGTCGAGGCTGTTGAGGCTGGTGCTGCTGACGATCAGGCCCTGGCGCAGCTTGTCTTCGCCGGCCACCTGGAAGCTGACGCGAGTGCCGGGGCGCACGTCGGGGAACTGGCGGTAGGTGAACCGCGCGTCGACGTTGGCGGTAGCGGTCTTGGGAATCATCTGGAAGATCACCTGGCCCTTGCTGGCGAACTGGCCGTCGGCGACCAGTTGCTGGCCCACGACGCAATCGCAGGGCGAGGTGAGGGTGCCGGTCATCTGCTTGCCGAACATCTCGGTGATCTTTTCCGGGGTCAGTTGGGCGTCGGTCAGATGGTCCTTGAGCACGTCGAGCATGCTGGTGTTGAACACCGCCATGGGCGCGCCTTTGGGCGCGTCGCCGTTGACCGCCACCAGCGCCTGCACGGTGCCGTCGCGCGGCATGGTCACGCCGATGCCCGGCAGGCTGACCAGCCCGGAGGTGGCGTGGCTGACGAAATAGACGTTGTACACCGACTTGAAGACGAAACCGAAGGCCGCCAGGCCCACGATGAACACGCCCAGGCTGAAGGTCACCGCGCGCAACCGGCCGAACGCGCTCATGCCGCCGATGGCGCCCTTGCGCCCGCGCGACTTGGTGAAGTTTTCCCGCTGCAGGGTGCCCAGCACGTCGCCGACGGTGACCAGTTCGCCCGCCATGTGCGAGGTGATCAGCGTGCGCAGGGTGGCGATCTCCTGCTGGTCGAGGTTCTGGAACTGGCAGCCGGAGCGGCCGTTGGCATCGATCGAGCGCACCTGGAACTCGACCTCCATGCCCAGCCCGAGGCTGTCGATCATGAACATCAGCCGGCCCTTGTGCACCTCGCCCTGGGCCAGTGGCTGGCGTGCCTGGAAGCTGAAGCCGCCGGCGGAGAGGTCGTCCAGCGGCACCTCCTGCAGCTCGCGGTCGGGCCCCAGGTAGCGCAGTTTGGTCGGAATGCGCACCCGCGCGTGCTGGCGCTGGGCTTCGGATTCGTGCACCACATTCATGTTCAAGGCTGTGTTCATGGCGAATATCCCTAAAGTGAGCAATACAGGTTGCGGGTCAGACCAGCTGGGTCAGCACGGCGACGAAAATGCTGGCGGCCGAGAAGGTCATGGTCCGCGACGACCAGGTGTTGAACCATTGTTGAAAGCTCGCCAGGTCGCGCTTGAGGGCCGTGGGTTGACGCGTCCAGGACTGGCGGTCGAGGCGAAAGAACACGTAGATCTTCACCAGGGCGCCGACGATCTGGTTGTAATAGAGAATCAACGGGTAGATCGGGCCCACCGAGTGCCCGGACAACGACAGCAGCAGCGTCAGGATCAGCCGGGTGATGCCGATCCACAGCAGGTACACCATGAGGTAAGTGATATCGAACTTGAGGCTGGCCAGCAGCGCCACGGTCAGGCCGAACAGGCTGGTCCACATGGAGATGCGCTGGTCGAGCAGGACCACGCTGGTGAACAGGCCCAGGCGGTTGACCCCCAGGCCCAGGGCCCGCGAGTTCTGCCGCAGGTTGTTGCCGTACCAGCGAAACATCAGCTTGCGGCTGGCCTTGAGAAAGCTCTTTTCCGGCGGGTGCTCGACAGTGTTGATGGCCGCGTCGGGCACGTAGAAGGTGTCGTAGCCCAGGCGCATCAGGCTGAACCAGCTGGACTTGTCGTCGCCGGTCAGGAAGCGGAACTTGCCCAGGCGCCAGTGCTGCAGCGAATCGCTCTCGACGTCGCGGATGAACTCGGGGTTGGTGACCACCTCGGCGCGGAACATCGACATGCGTCCGGTCATGGTCAGCACCCGTCTGGACAGGGCCATGGAACACATGTTGATGTGCCGCTGGGCGAAGCGCAGCTTGTGCCACTCGCTCATCAGGTAGCCGCCGCGCACCTCGCAGAATTCGTTGGTGGTGAGGCCGCCGACATTGTCGAACAGCTTGAACCAGGGCACGGTCTTGCGCACGGTGCCGGGCTCGAGCACGGTGTCGCCGTCGATCACCGCCACCACTGCGTCGCTGTCGGGCAGGTGGCGGGAAATCGCCCGAAAGCCGAAGGCCAGGCCGTCGCGTTTGCCGGTGCCGGCGATGCGCACGAAGTCCAGCTGCACCCGTGCCGGCGGATTGGCCTTGTGCCAGAGCGCCTTGACCAGCAACTCGTCGGACATTTCCACCAGCGAGCAGACGATGGTGGTAGGGAAGCCACACTCGATCGCCTCGCGAATCACCGAGCCGTAGACCTGGGCGGTGGTCAGCGCGTCGATGCGAAAGCTGGTGACCATGAGGAACACCTGCGAGGGGTCGGCGGCGCGGCCCATGCGCCGCACCTTGCGCCGCAGGTGCGGGTAGACGACGTACAGAAACAGCATGCCGCGCAGGAAATGGGTCAGGCCCATGGAGTAGCGCCAGATGCCGACGGCGCCGATCAGGAAGATGAAATCCTTGGACTGCGAATCGAACAATGTCGAAGGCAAGGCCAGCGCCAAGGCCATCAACAGGCTCAGATAGAACAACCAGCCGGCGGCCTGGAGGAGGCCATGTCTTAGCCTGTGCATGTCATCAATCCGTTGGCAATGGGCGGGTGGCTAGGCAGATCGCAAAAAAAGCCCGACGCAGGCGCCGGGCTTTCGGGAGGCATCACCAGCAGATGCCCTCGACTCGCTCCTCGACGTTGCTGCGCCTGGGCATGAAGCCGACCAGGTCGAAGACGAACTTGCCCGCCGGGACCTCGTTGACCAGGGCGCGGAACTTCTCGTCGCGGTTGCCGAGGATGATCACGTCGGCGTGGCGGATCACCGCCTCGAAGTCCTCGTCCAGCAGCGACGAGACGTGGGGGATCTTCGACTCGATGTATTCCTTGTTGGCGCCATGCACCCGCGCGTATTGCACGTTGCTGTCGTAGATCTTCAGGTCGAAGCCCTTGCCGATGAGCATTTCGGCCAGCTCCACCAGCGGGCTTTCACGCAGGTCGTCGGTGCCGGCCTTGAAGCTCAAGCCGAGCAACGCGACCTTGCGCTTGTCGTGCCCGGAAATGATGTCGAAGGCGTGCTGTACCTGCGATTCGTTGCTGCGCATCAGCGAGTTGAGCAGCGGTGAGTCGACGTCGAGCAGGCCGGCCCGATAGGTCAGGGCGCGCACATCCTTGGGCAGGCAGGAGCCGCCAAAGGCGAAGCCGGGGCGCATGTAGTACTGCGACAGGTTCAGCGCCTTGTCCTGGCAGACCACGTCCATCACCTCGCGGCCGTCGACGCCGCAGGCCTTGGCGATGTTGCCGATCTCGTTGGCGAAGGTGACCTTGGTGGCGTGCCAGACGTTGCAGGTGTACTTGATCATCTCGGCCACGGCGATGTCCTTGCGGATGATCGGCGCGTCGAGCTCTGCGTAGAGGGCCTGGAGGACATCACCGGAGGCGGCGTCGTATTCGCCGATGACGGTCATGGGCGGGTGGTCGTAGTCCTTGATGGCCGTGCTTTCGCGGAGAAACTCCGGGTTCACCGCCACGCCGAAGTCGACCCCGGCGCGTTTGCCCGAGCAGTCTTCGAGGATCGGAATGACCACATTCCTAACCGTGCCCGGCAGCACCGTGCTGCGCACCACCACGGTATGGCGGGTGGCCTTGTCGCGCAGCACGAAGCCGATTTCGCGGCACACCGATTCGATGTAGTCCAGCGCCAGGTCGCCGTTCTTCTTGCTCGGCGTGCCTACGCAGATCATCGACAGGTCGGTGGCACGGATCGCCTCGGCGAAATCCGTGGTGCCGCGCAGGTTGCCCTGGCGGATGCCCTGGGCCAGCAATTCGCCGAGCCCCGGCTCGACGATGGGCGATTTGCCGTTGTTGATCAGGTCGATCTTGCCTTT includes these proteins:
- a CDS encoding nucleotide sugar dehydrogenase — translated: MRISIFGLGYVGAVCAGCLSARGHDVVGVDVSKGKIDLINNGKSPIVEPGLGELLAQGIRQGNLRGTTDFAEAIRATDLSMICVGTPSKKNGDLALDYIESVCREIGFVLRDKATRHTVVVRSTVLPGTVRNVVIPILEDCSGKRAGVDFGVAVNPEFLRESTAIKDYDHPPMTVIGEYDAASGDVLQALYAELDAPIIRKDIAVAEMIKYTCNVWHATKVTFANEIGNIAKACGVDGREVMDVVCQDKALNLSQYYMRPGFAFGGSCLPKDVRALTYRAGLLDVDSPLLNSLMRSNESQVQHAFDIISGHDKRKVALLGLSFKAGTDDLRESPLVELAEMLIGKGFDLKIYDSNVQYARVHGANKEYIESKIPHVSSLLDEDFEAVIRHADVIILGNRDEKFRALVNEVPAGKFVFDLVGFMPRRSNVEERVEGICW
- the alg8 gene encoding mannuronan synthase, giving the protein MHRLRHGLLQAAGWLFYLSLLMALALALPSTLFDSQSKDFIFLIGAVGIWRYSMGLTHFLRGMLFLYVVYPHLRRKVRRMGRAADPSQVFLMVTSFRIDALTTAQVYGSVIREAIECGFPTTIVCSLVEMSDELLVKALWHKANPPARVQLDFVRIAGTGKRDGLAFGFRAISRHLPDSDAVVAVIDGDTVLEPGTVRKTVPWFKLFDNVGGLTTNEFCEVRGGYLMSEWHKLRFAQRHINMCSMALSRRVLTMTGRMSMFRAEVVTNPEFIRDVESDSLQHWRLGKFRFLTGDDKSSWFSLMRLGYDTFYVPDAAINTVEHPPEKSFLKASRKLMFRWYGNNLRQNSRALGLGVNRLGLFTSVVLLDQRISMWTSLFGLTVALLASLKFDITYLMVYLLWIGITRLILTLLLSLSGHSVGPIYPLILYYNQIVGALVKIYVFFRLDRQSWTRQPTALKRDLASFQQWFNTWSSRTMTFSAASIFVAVLTQLV
- a CDS encoding alginate biosynthesis protein Alg44, translating into MNTALNMNVVHESEAQRQHARVRIPTKLRYLGPDRELQEVPLDDLSAGGFSFQARQPLAQGEVHKGRLMFMIDSLGLGMEVEFQVRSIDANGRSGCQFQNLDQQEIATLRTLITSHMAGELVTVGDVLGTLQRENFTKSRGRKGAIGGMSAFGRLRAVTFSLGVFIVGLAAFGFVFKSVYNVYFVSHATSGLVSLPGIGVTMPRDGTVQALVAVNGDAPKGAPMAVFNTSMLDVLKDHLTDAQLTPEKITEMFGKQMTGTLTSPCDCVVGQQLVADGQFASKGQVIFQMIPKTATANVDARFTYRQFPDVRPGTRVSFQVAGEDKLRQGLIVSSTSLNSLDMSSDIRVQIKPDEALPTALAGQPVDVSSDRGPSLNWLMDKAMAAGR